In Nitrospira sp., the following are encoded in one genomic region:
- the pyrR gene encoding bifunctional pyr operon transcriptional regulator/uracil phosphoribosyltransferase PyrR, whose protein sequence is MTTPIHKSVERKDEKLIMDAGDISRAMMRIAHEIVERNKGVRDLTLVGIRTGGVHLAHRLVKRIQSIEGVQVPIGELDITLYRDDLALRKNQPILRKTSVPFDMTNKVVVLVDDVLFTGRTIRAAMDGLMDLGRPEEIQLAVLVDRGHRQLPIKANYIGKNLPTSRDEQVQVLLDEDGEDDRVVILKS, encoded by the coding sequence ATGACGACTCCCATACACAAGTCGGTGGAGCGAAAAGATGAAAAGCTGATCATGGATGCCGGAGATATCTCCCGCGCCATGATGCGCATTGCGCACGAGATTGTAGAGCGGAACAAAGGGGTGAGAGATCTGACACTAGTGGGAATAAGAACAGGCGGTGTGCATCTGGCCCATCGGCTCGTAAAACGTATTCAGAGCATCGAAGGTGTACAGGTCCCTATCGGTGAATTGGATATTACATTGTATCGCGATGATCTGGCGTTGCGCAAAAATCAACCGATCCTGCGAAAAACGTCCGTGCCGTTCGACATGACGAACAAAGTTGTTGTGCTGGTAGACGATGTCTTGTTCACCGGAAGAACGATACGGGCGGCGATGGATGGGCTCATGGACTTGGGACGTCCGGAGGAAATCCAACTGGCGGTGTTGGTCGATCGTGGCCATCGGCAGCTGCCGATCAAAGCGAATTACATCGGGAAGAATCTCCCGACCTCTCGGGATGAGCAGGTCCAAGTGTTGTTGGACGAAGACGGGGAAGATGACCGGGTCGTCATCTTGAAATCCTGA
- a CDS encoding aspartate carbamoyltransferase catalytic subunit, with product MSLKRKDLLSLAPLSVDEIMLVLDTTDSFKEVTGRDIKKVPALRGKTVVNLFFEPSTRTRTSFELAAKRLSADVINFSPSSSSVVKGETLLDTARNIEAMQADIIVLRHSSAGAAETLANGVKSSVINAGDGWHEHPTQALLDLYTIRQRGMTFRGLRVAIVGDVSHSRVARSNIYALTKLGAEVRLVGPPTMIPRGVEKLGAKVYYDMDEGLRDVHVIMMLRLQLERQGRAQFPTIREYSRLYGLTAERVRLADSGAIVMHPGPINRGVEIAPDVADSLSSVILDQVANGVAVRMGILYLMSGAN from the coding sequence ATGAGTCTCAAGCGCAAAGATCTGCTGAGTCTCGCTCCGTTGTCTGTGGATGAGATCATGCTCGTCCTGGACACGACGGATTCCTTCAAGGAGGTGACCGGGCGGGACATCAAAAAAGTGCCGGCTCTCCGAGGCAAGACCGTCGTGAATCTCTTCTTTGAGCCGAGCACAAGAACCCGCACGTCCTTTGAGCTGGCGGCCAAGCGTCTGAGCGCCGATGTGATCAACTTTTCTCCCTCCTCCAGCAGCGTGGTGAAGGGCGAAACACTTCTTGACACCGCTCGGAATATTGAAGCGATGCAGGCGGACATCATCGTCCTGCGTCACTCCTCGGCCGGAGCTGCTGAAACGCTGGCGAACGGCGTCAAGTCGTCCGTCATCAACGCAGGCGATGGATGGCATGAGCACCCGACGCAAGCGTTGCTCGACCTGTACACGATCCGGCAACGGGGGATGACTTTCCGTGGATTGCGCGTCGCGATCGTCGGCGATGTGTCGCACAGCCGCGTGGCGCGTTCGAATATCTATGCGCTCACGAAACTTGGTGCCGAAGTGCGCTTGGTGGGACCGCCGACGATGATACCGCGTGGGGTGGAGAAGTTGGGAGCAAAGGTGTACTACGACATGGATGAAGGGCTGCGCGACGTCCACGTCATTATGATGCTTCGGCTGCAGCTGGAGCGGCAGGGACGCGCGCAGTTTCCCACGATTCGCGAGTACTCGAGGCTCTACGGCTTGACCGCCGAGCGAGTGCGGCTGGCGGACTCCGGTGCCATCGTCATGCACCCAGGACCGATCAATCGAGGAGTGGAAATCGCCCCGGATGTGGCCGATAGCTTGTCCTCGGTGATTCTCGATCAAGTGGCGAACGGCGTGGCGGTGCGTATGGGAATTCTGTACCTGATGTCGGGAGCGAACTAG